A window of Lonchura striata isolate bLonStr1 chromosome 2, bLonStr1.mat, whole genome shotgun sequence genomic DNA:
AGGTTCGGTTTGTGACTCCTTTCATGGTGTTACTGTGGACTGATTTCCGTCACATACAGCAACTGGTACTTAACTACAATACTTTCGGTTTGAAACACGTTCAGTAGAGACCACCCCAACGTAACAGGAGGTCAGCATGACACTGCAGGAAGGAGGGAGATGGAAACCTCCCCACCTTTCATCCTTGCTGGTTCCACTCACAGAGCAGGTGTTCAGAGCAAACTGCAGAACGCCTCCCTCATACTCGGGGTGAAATCATTATTTCACAGCAGTGTTTATTATACTTTAGTGAGCGGCTTGGTTTGAATTTAGCGGTAAGACTGGCTAGGATTTGGGTTTTCTCTTcaaagaaaccaaaatattttgtatataCTTATTCTGCTACAACATGTAAATCACAAAGGAGGGATTACCTAAGGCTACCAAATAGTGTGCTTATTCAGTAGCTATTATTCTTTCAGATAAACATCCTCAGATGCCTTGACTACAAACAGCTTAACCAGTTTTTTCCTCAGACTGTTATTTgctgaagagagagagagagagagagagagagatgggggTGTATGACAGACTGCCTTCCAATTCACTAACAGAGAGTACTGTTGGTTGTAGTTCTCATGcacactgctgggcagcattaCTCCTCTTCTATTCACTACCTTCAAGAAAGTCTAGGAAACACCTCTTCAATCCACTGTCCAGTTTCCTCTTCCTACTGAGTGAAAATTCAGATCACATGCAGGCCAATGGCACTACTCTAGTACTTAACTCTCTTGACTAGAAACATCAATTCTATCAAAGTACTTTGAAGCAATTATCCACATCCATCAGCTACATTCTAAATgtagcacagctctgcagaggctcAGTTTTCACCAGGACAACAGGAGAGTGTGCAAGGTTTGGTGAATACCCAGATAACAAACCAATGCAATCAATGGATGCAGGACACAGTCAGAAAGGGCTGTTCCTTTTTCAAggaatcttaaaaaaatacaaaaaacaacCCATCCCCTTTTGCCCTCCCCCAGAACAACCTGTCATGAGATGTTTTTGGTGCCCACTCACAACGGAAGTCCATGTTATCTAGGTCTTTTGCGAGTCACAAATATCAATACGCGCCTGATGGCAATCAGACGATCCTTCAGGGAGGTCATAGCCAGTATAGCCAGCTGAGCTCTGTTTTCCAGGGGCAACACTGCCAAGAGCCACCAGTACCAGGCAGGACCGCTGGGGTTGCTCTgcaaaaagatggaaaaacacAGTTATGTATtcaccagcccagccccataAAGAACATCACCTTGTCGCCTTCTATTTGCTAAGAAAGTCACAAAACAAGCAACAACTGAACACTTAATTGCAGGTGTCCTCTTTATCTGTATACACCATTAAGATTTATCTCTTCAGCTACCAAATTACACAGGTATATTGTTTACCATGCTTCAGGCTGACAGACCAAAATTGGGTAAGTAAATCTAGACTGTATAAACCACAGCAAAAATATGTCAGAAAATAGTCTAGTGTTAAAATTCTGTGTAGAATAAGGCTGCATAAGTAGACAGGTTTTATTACCTGTGGCTCTGGTTCTTTTCCTGGCATAGATCCAAAATGATTGAGAATTTGCACTTTCATATTGTCTTTAAGTGAAGTGAACCAGGCAACAGCTTGATCATAGACTGAATCATGAAGGCGGACAAGTTCTTCATATTCTGGTCCTTCAACCTTATTGTTAAAAGAAGGGAGATGGAACAAAACAGGTTTGATATCGTAGAGTCCATATGCTTCCCCAGAAGCAAACGAAGCAAAATAATGCAGTGACTACAGCTGTTCAAATGCCCTTATGTAAACCAACTGAGCCTAAGTCTCAGATTTCAAACCTGTGATGCTGGAGTTTTTTTACCCTCCCCTAGGTGTTCTGATGTGGTATTTCTTGGAGCAGTAACTGCCTCAGTATTATCCATTCCTAAATGCTGGCATAATAGCAGAGTATGCTCTCTAATCCTGGGACATATTTATCATCTCAAACCCACAACCTCAAGTCCCTGTCAGAGAATGACCTCTGGACTGGTACATCATctggcaaaacaaaacaaacactacTGCCACCGAGCACAGAGACGAGGGGGCTACAGCACTTCAGAGACCAGCACTATTTTCTAGAAGTGGTAAGGCCATGGTAGGACAgccaaggagaaggaggagggtaGACACCCGAGCAGGTAGGAAGCAGGGAAAGTGATGCTTTCCCAATACCAGAAACAGCCATGAAGAAACACCCTTATTGAAGCAGTGTCTTAGTTGCACAGGCCTACTACTAGctattagaggaaaaaaaaagcataagcAAAAACCACTACAAATTGGtgatttgtgggttttttggggggtttggattctggatttttgtttggggttgtttttttggttgttttccCTTTAACATGTGCACATCACATGGGTGATTTCACCTACACCACTCACTCAGGTACACATCTGATCTACCTGCTCTAGATGCCCTTCACAATCAAGGAGAAGCAGGTCTAGAGAACAATTAATCTCATCTGAAAGTATCTAAGAGCATATAAAACAGGTATCTTTGGACTGAGATTCCTGACCATCAGACATATGGATGTAGGGCATTGAACAGACACCAGCCTCCACTGTGAGACAAGGTAAATCTCATTCTAATTATGAAGAGGTGGATCTCTGGCACCATCTATAAACAATGCCCGTATACCCGAGTTCCACTACTCTTCACTAAGGATTTAAACAGAGCACAGCCCTCACTCTGAGCAGACTGCCTATTCCAGCTTTTCaaaggcagggacacctccatgAACTCAACCTTTCATGCCCTGGCAAACAACTCTATCACCCTGCACAGGTCAGAAAAGCAGTGCTAAGGCTTTACAGACTTTCACTTCAATTGTGAGAGTGCTCCAGAGCTGTATGACCCAACCGACTTCATCAACCAGCACGAGATTACTGCTAAGCTCAATGTTAACAGCCACCAAGGTTTTATAGATATGGTCTGAAGATGATCCAGAAAGTATGGCCAAAAATTCACCTTTCGGCCAACACCCAGCATAAACACTTGCCTTGAAGCAGCTTTGCTAAGAGgacttgtttttaaaagctaCTCTCCTCTCTGCATTTTTCTCTGCTCTCAGTCAGCTCTAATGGATGCTTGTACAGGGCATGGTTAACTATGTGCCCCTAAGAACCCATTTTAAGAGCAGACTACTACATTTGAGGACCTGTTCTGTAAATGAAAACTTGGGAGGATATATGAAATGTGCCAACTGTCTGTTCAGTGCAAGAGAACAGTCAGTTCTCTACCAACAGGAGCATGTGCTTTTAGAAGGCTTTAAATTCTGTACcagttttaaaatgttactCTGACCTCACCTACACACTATGACCTCAGCATCCCAGAAACTACTTTGAGATCCATGAAAGGAGTGTAACACTTTAAGCAGAGGTAATTATaagggaagaaagggaaagaagataCAAAGTTTGTTCCATGGTTTTTAAAACAGAGATTTAGTGTATTTGTAATCATACTGGCTTAAAAATAATGCACAGCTAGCTTGAAATGCAACAAGGAAAGGCTATTTAAGTGAATCCAGCAATACATGGGTATGAATAACTTTGCACCATAGATCACCTTTTTATCTTCAAGATACTCGATGTTTGCTGTGTTATATCCATCTCGCTGGCCATGGCTTAAGACCCTAAAACGACGGACACCAACTGTATCAACAACTGAGCGTCCATCAGGAAAAAACTTTACGTCCCTGATCTCTAATATACAGCCATGATCTGCAAATCTGAAATGACAGAAGGGCATAAAAGTGGAAGTCATCAACAAGTGTTTATAGACATCAGGACAAATAATGGGCCTAATTCACCATTTCTTACTTAAAAGAGGTTTCTGCTTTGGTGACAATACATTTCTGCTTACTCACATAAGTCACACAACCCCCACCCTTTCTGCCTTCCCTCAGAGGACCTgggcagcagcattttcagggCAGGTTTGTGGGGTGGGAGGGTTGGAAAGGGACAGCAAACTACATGAAGCATGTTTCATGCTGGGAGTTGCCAGCTGCTGGTGGCAAATTCATCTggtttgcaaagaaaaaaagatgggTAAAGATACTGTAAGGAAAGTACAGAAAGTGAGAAACAAATGCATGGCTGTGAGGGCTATCCCCCTACTCCAAGGTGTAAACAGAAGACTGTAGgctttagaaagaaaaagcttCCTATATAACAAGTATTTTCTTGcatttgtttcctttaaaaaaaaaaaaaagtcaaatcaAACTCAAAATACCCTCTTCAAAAACGCATTTATATCCACTATATTTAAAGTAGtactgtgtttaaaaaaaaaaacaccctgagAAAAGGCATGAAATTAACTTTTACTTTATCAAGCTTACTTAACTCTACCTTTGTGGTGCAGTGATTTCACTAGAGAGGCTGATTACACAATGACTCTTCACCACAATACATTTGCAGGCCTATACCTCAGCCTGCTGTTAAGCAGGAGAAAGCACTATATCTAGTCTCATTTCAAGATACCAAACCCTACAGGGTCAGATAAATTTTTTATCATGGAAATGCTTGTTTTACTAGGGTTTGGTAATTTCTTACAATGGAGTGATGAAGAAATTACTCATGTTTCTGCTCTACCAGGAATCATGGGTTTGGGAGAGGTAGGGGGCAAGCTCACCACTGTGAACAACTATTCTCTTCCCAGCCAGTGTacaggaaaaaatcaggaagagcaggaggagcagagctccACACAGCTAAGTCCTGGTGCTCTACCAGTAGGACTGATTCAAAAAAGTAGGTCTGTTAGTTTATTATAGCAGTATTACACTATACACTATTTAAATAGCTATataattgtttttaattaacGATTTTAGTGACATTCATACTGGATTTAGAAATTAATATAGAAGtgaagattttttctttttttttattagaagaGGTACTTTTGGGTAGACAGGGACCTGAATCAGAGAGACAAGAAAGTACCTGGAGACAGGCATAAAATGTGCTGACAACATTAAGAGCTTATATTCTTTTAccaattataaattaaaatggaGAAGTAAAACAGAGGAAGGTAATGAACTAAACATGCTTTGTCACTGTGTTTTTAAAGGGAGGTATGTATCCCTGTCTCAGCAGATGAGGCAAAACAAGTTTCCCCACTTCTTGTATTCCCAAGCTGATTTCACAATTTTGAATAAAcagaagaacttctttacttgTGCAAGAAGCTGGAACAGCCTGCCAGGTGTCTGCAGATTAAGGTTTCCTGTGCTTCAGTGTTTTATTTAAGTCATCATGCTCAAAAAGTTTGATTATTTTAGTAACTCAAAACAGACAGGACACAGAAACCTAACCATACTgttacaatttaaaatatccttCATGATGTTATGTAACAAACTAATTATTGTGTTTTGGGGATCATAATACCTTGGCCCTCTGTTATATTACTATACCTGATTCCAAATAAATTTGGCCTTCCACAAGCCTGCAGGGATGTCAGCAGAGTTATCACTGAAGTCCTAGGGTAATTCTATCCTCACTCTCACAAGTATTCACTTCCAGAAAATTGGTGACAGACCTGAAAGGGACTGTGGAGCATCAGCTACTGCTGGAGTCTGAAGTCCACTGTGTGCAGTACTGACAGCATGCCAAACAGCAttgcagcacagccacagctgactggaagctgcagcatctcctgtATTCTTACAGCTACCTTACTGTCCAGTCTGGGAGAAAAGTAAAATTTCCCCCCTTGCAAGAAGCATGGAGTGGACAAGGAAAGGCTGCCAAGCCTCAGTAAAGACTGCCCCCCTCTCAGCTCCAGTGATGATCACACACAAAAATGCTGCTCCTGAGGATGCCTAATGTGTTCTTAAAAATTCCCATGTTTGTCATCCATTCTACAGGCTGCCAATGTAGCTTCTGAAGTCAGCAACTATTGCACTTCATAAGGCAAACCTCTCAAGATCACCTCATGCTTCTTCCACGAGCATGGTCTCAAAACCCCATTATCTGTGAAATACTTAAACTTGAAGGCTTTCATAGCATCAGAGAATAGTTTTGTGTCCTAAGGGACCTTTAATCTAGTCAGTCTCTGCATAGGGAGCTGGAAAAACATCAGTGTCAGAATTCACAAATATGAATGAAAGGTATGATCATATAGAAAGACGATGTAACCCACTCACTGTAGATAGTTTAGACATTGCAACACAGCAGTAAAGACAAACATTCAAATTCAAcatccagcagcaaaacatACTTCTCAGCCAAGTGTATACTTTGTCTCATTAAAATGATACCACTTTCGGGAAAGCAATGGGAGGTCTggatgttttgttttatttttgttttgtttctttttaaactgaGTAGACAGAGGGAGAACCTTACCCAGACAGTCAGTTTTCACTGGAACAAACAGGCCAGCAAGCTTTCCAAAAACACAGCCAATTAAATGCTATTTTTGGAGCCTGTAGTAGCAGGATGAGTTGCATTCTTGGTATTATCCAACAGGGGAGTAATAAAATTACATCTTCGTGTAAAAAGGAATGTTTAAAGTTCAAAACTAAGAAGTAACCAACTTTAGTATTGGTTCATACAGGACTGGAAGGAACCACAGTGGTTTGGGGAGACAAGTATACTGTGTTGCAGTATTCCATTAGCTCACAGCAGCCTCTACAACAACAGGACATTCTCAGCTCATCTCCTTACCCTTTTAATTCATCAGCTAAGCACATGCCAAACTGCTTGGTACCAGTTTCCATGCATCTTCTTATCATTAGGCGATAACGAGGTTCAAAGACATGGAGCGGACAAGGGATGGTAGGAAAGGCCATGGTACATACGAAGATGGGAACATCTTTATTCAAACTGtaagaaaattgttttaaaaaatcacctttttttttctgagtgctGCTATATTCAGTATATATCCTTAATACAAGACAAATGGCTTCCTTAGACTCAATCTTTGTAAATGCATATGTCTTTAAGGTTTGCCATTTtcacaagacaaaaaaatatttcaggactCTTTCCCTTAATATGTTAGGTAAACAATCCCTCTAACCTACTtccataaaggaaaaaaactcaagAAATAGCCAATTGCCAAAAAACATGCACAGTGATATAGCTTACACATATGGCAAGATTTTGGTGACAACTTTTCACAGTAATAAAGTACTTAAGACCCAGCCATGTTCAAAGCAAGATGGCAGAGAATCCCCAAATTCAGTAAACCCTTTTGATTTCAAAGCTATTAATCCACTTCATTTTTTCAGGATTAACTGcatgttttgttttagttttttgcTGACTTACACCACAACATTCACAAGTCACTGACAAAACTGGATCCTTGAACTTTTCCTGACCTGAAGTATAACCCAATGATAATTTGAATTCTACTCCCAGAATAACTTCTAAAGCTATTATGTTATTTCATAGGAAAAAGcaattatctttattttaagAATACTGTTTTGCCTCTCCACCATCCAAGCACATTCTTACTTGTTTATCTAGATGCAGCATACAcatcaaaaatacaaaacatcTGGCAGGTTCATTTACAAATTCATTCTTTTGGTGCATTTTCATAAGCAAATTAATCTTCTTCAGTAATTTAgactgaaaaatacattttttaacagCTATCAGTAGTATAAAGAGAGCCTACTTTGACAATTCCTTCATTTCTTCATCATAAACTTTCTTCCTTTCAGATAATTCCTCTGGCAAGTAACGGACTATCAGTTCTTCTGTAAGGACGGTCTTCTTGTAAGTTCTGCTTGCCAGAAACTACAAGGAACAGTCAACTCTTAAGTCTGGTAACAAGAAAAGAAGTAACATCCCTTCATCCCAGCCCATTCTCCCCCAAAGCCAAAGTACACATTAGTTAGGACTGTACAAATTCCTTACCCTTTTCAGCCTCCGGGCATCACAACTTCCACTTCAGCCTATGTGGTTCACCCCACCGTCCTTTTTAACTCCATCCCCTTTTTTGGCAAAGTTGTACTACCAGGAAGAAAAGGCAGTCCATCCTCACTTTTGCAAAGATACATGTATCTTCTTCATCTACAGCTGTCAGCTTACTGGCAAGAAGCACTAGGCATGGGATACCTTGTGTCTGCTGCTGACAAGTGTTGACCAAGGAGCAACCATTCCTGATATACCAGTTTCCACATAAACTGGAAATTTGGTATGAACACAGCTATGGCTGGACGTCCCCAGGCATGAGCCTGATGTGATACTGGAAGCCTCCATTTTTTTAAGAACCAGTGAAACCATCTGTATTCCACTGAATGCCAAATATATCCTTGAGTAAATGAGGTCTGTGTACAGCTTGGTGGTGTCAGTACTGTCTTGTTCTGCttttacagaatcatagaagtttgggctggaagggtcCTCTAAAtgtcatccagtccaaccccttGAGCAGGGACATTTTCAAATGGATCAGACTGCTCAGAGCCCCCCCATCCAACATGACTTTAATGTTCCCAGTGATGGACAATCTGCCAACTCTCTGGGCAATCTCTTCCAGTGTTTCGTCACCCTCATGGAAAAAACTTTTTACTTACATCTAATCTCTTTAAAACAACTCTCTTTCACTTTAAAAGCATTACCCTCTAATAAAATGACTGTCCCTATCTTTTCATAAACCCCCTTGAAATACTGTAAGGCCAAGAAGAGGTcttcccagagccttctccttACCAGGCTGAACAACTACAACACTCAgtctttcctcacaggagaggtgctccagccccagacCACATTCatggcccttctctggacttgctcccctgtgctggggatcccagagctggatgcaacACTCCAGGCAGGTCTCACCAGAGTGGggtagaggggcagaatcccctcacccaccctgctggccacactgctttggatgcagctcACAAGTAGAGCACAGAAAATATCCACACAGATGTTTTCAGAAGAACACAAGTTTGTGCAGTTTTGTTAATTGGGTCAAGGACATATACTTACTTCTGACAGCTTTTCCTTGCAGAGCGGGCAAAGTGGATTATGGTCAAGGCAACGCTCAAGGCATTTGAGGCAAAAGGTGTGTCCACAGGGTGTGGTAACAGGTTCATAGAACAACCTTAACATGAAAACATGGAATAAAAAATGCTAAGCTGTTAACAAAAACAATTCCCAATGTGTGGAGAGAAGTGATTAGTCCtagctctttcttttttttttctgcatttttataaaGCACAGGTGACAGCGTTATCCAAGGATACAAAAGagattttcatttttacaagTGATAAACAATGGAGAAAACTGCATCTGTAAAGATTCACCAGATGTAAGGTTCAGGAAAAAGGATCACAGTAGTGATTAAGACATTCTCTTCTTACACCAGGATAACTTTTTTCAGAAGCTAGAGAGGCTTTGTGATGTTAATGCCAGGTCAACGCAGTCATACCTCATGCAGAGGGAACACTCAAAGTCCGATGCATCCACTAGAGTTGTTGGTATTTCACTTGAAGTGTCAGTGGTGTTTTCAGGTAAAACATCTCCATCTAAGTAGTCAAGAAGAATATTAAAGATGTAGGCATGATTGCATTTTCCAATCTTTTTTCTGTTgactttttcattaaaaatccaattcttgTCTTTTCTTAAGTTTTGTTTCTAACAAACATACTTCCCAACTAAGTTTTAGATTTTTGGCAGATCTTTTGGAGAGCAGAGGATGATGTCTGCAGCCAGACAATACACTTTAGAGCTGAATACCCATTATTTGCTTCTCCAAAAATGATTGTGTTGTGGGTTTTTCTAGgctagtttttaaaatattctgctaTTGCTTTCCCACCACTACCCCCACATCAGCCAGGCCAGATGTTTTCAAGTACATTAAGTCCAGAATTTAATTTGTTTACACACAGTCAAAATATTTCATCACTGTTTATTATGGATTTCTCAGCAAGGGTAATTTTTCTTACAAATATAAAAAGGCTTACATTTTTCTAGACTAGGCTGCTGTAGAAATCCCAAATTTTAGACAGCTTAAAAGTTAAAAGGACTACTGCAACTGCATTAGCTAACACAGTTTTACTGTCTCAACAAACTACAAAGAGAGACGCTTTCACTTCACTTAAAATTGTACCCAGATTGATTTCTGGGGGTGGTTTATATCTCTGGGTTTAACTCGCTTTAAGGGTATGCACTTCAAACTTCACAGCAGCATTATTTAGGCTCAAAAATTATTCAACTCCAGCTTCTGTTGACATTTACACAAGCAAATTCTCAACTTTTTACGATTTGTATCTTTGTGATGAGCTGCAACAGAGCCGTGACTGCTGCCTCCACATGTTTTTTATTAACCAAATTCTTGATCTTTTAAAAGCTCTACTTTTTATGTTGAGTTAAAACACTAGGATGCTTTGTTAAAGAATAACTTATGCTCAGCATCTGGTTTATCTCCAGCACAGACAGGACAGGTGGTATGTGGCCTACAAAGAAAAACAGTCCTATCTTTAACCTACATCTCACATGTTAGCATTTAGTAATTGCAAGAACCTGGCTGAGTTAATTCTGCAAATAGTAACGTGGCACTGGGACCTAGAACACACCATAAATTAGTGTTTATGGGTAAAACACGATCTCTGGCCTTCCCTGTAAAGATACAAGTGGGTCACATTTCACAATCTATGTACACAGTCTGCTGTTCACAGGAAAGTacagggttttttcctccacaGCAAGGTGATCAAAAACTGGCCATATTATTGATCTTTTGTAGAGGTCAAAGACAGACAGCTGTACTTGAAGACTTGCAACATTTTCAGGCACAAGTCAAACTCATCGAGGTgtaggttgggttttttttatctctAAGGGAAAAAAGTCATACCAGCACAGCAACATTTTCAAAGTCTATGTTAACCAATTATTACACTACTCAGTAAAGTATTGCCTTCAGCATTTTTAGCCCTGAGCACTAAAGCCACTCTGGAGGTCTTTGTTAGAAGCTTGAGAAGCACGCAAATTGTAAACACAGCTATCAAGTAACAGAAAACTGGGGGGTGGGGGCTTATTACCCATTAAAAGGCTTCTTTGTTTACTTGGAAAATTTCATGTAAAGTTGCATGTGACCATTTCTAATGCCAGTTAAGGATTAGTTTCCAGGCTTACTCCATCTTTCAATCATATAGAAAGACAATAAAGTTCAGCTACAGCTGAGACCTAGAAAATGGAAATGGCACTACCAACATGAAGACTAAACTGCAAGTGCATTATACACATATTACATTGGAAATAGCCCACTTGAGAAAGAACAATACAGCTTTCAGTCAGTGAACTTAAGCTGCTCTGGAATAAGGTAAATACGTTGTCAGAGCAGAAACAGACACACCAGAGAATAAAATATTATCCCAATTCCTGTAGGGAACGTTTTATTGACTCCTATAAAAAGAGGAGAGTAAAAAAGTTTATAGTTTTACAGTATGTGCAAGAGAAATCACTTTTCTAAGTCACAACACAAACCTTTTTTAAGAATCTTATTGGGGACATCCAAACTCTGCAAATCCCTCGTATCACTGGACAGCTTTCTTTTTAAGCCAACCCCAGGTAAACTGGAGAGAATAGCTCCCAAAGACTTCTTGTTCTCATCAAAGTAGAGATCCAGAACATGATGGGTAACAGAGGACTCAGTGCTTCTGAATACATCAGATTCTTGGGACGGGGTTTTTGTTAACCTGAACATAGTATCCTAAAAGAATAAGAACAGTTATATACAGCATAAGACaactttggtttgtttttatctgTCAGTTTTATTAGCAATAGATCAATGTTCCCACAAGGAGCCTAACAACTGAGAAAGGTCTGTATCAAAGGTCACTTCCCAATTGCATGAAGTAGGGCCATGCCTGTccctacagctccagcctctaGAAATTACGTTCCTGTCAGACTAAGATCTTCAgcagaaaaaacacaaacacaacTGACCCCACTTGAAGGCATCACAttgttttctgaagaaaaaggtTCACTCTCTTATTTTTCTGAGGAAGTACATCCCAATAAGAGATCTGATAGCAATGAAGAGAACAGGCTTACCAGATTTACCACCAAGCCCACTCAGTTGCAGACAATGTCACACAGACCAGAAAGATCCATATactatttttgctatttttatgtTGAACATGTTTGCTTTACCTTTGAGGACCCAGCAACAGAGTTATCTTCCACAGCTGACTGTGTGTTTATGCTACTCAGAAATGCAGGTTTCAATCTCGTATGGGATGTTCGACTAGAGAAAGGTGCTGTTAGACTATCATGCACATTTTCAAAGGCTGGGAAAAACATCTCA
This region includes:
- the LONRF2 gene encoding LON peptidase N-terminal domain and RING finger protein 2 translates to MELGPGPCALPPAAGAGARAAAAGGPCAEMLQVAEEAFRGGNFELAAEIYGSELAGLPQPERGLCLRRADALARAGRMAEALDAYGAAARLARLRPEELRELAESVALSIRDKELRLPPWGSGAAGGGAAEGEGLGDPACCRPPELFACPLCRRLLCEPVTLHCGHTHCRRCAEPGDCGRCHRPRRPAEPSPAAAALPPAAGRPRVNVVLGNLLHKWFGAESRARRLRAEGDALRERQELPAALEKYNQALEMAPCKCSLIAQRAELCTLMKNYQQALHDADILCRNKPHWPAGHYVKAKALSGLERTEEALKEFLYCVALNPEWSSMKKEAQKIMCEMFFPAFENVHDSLTAPFSSRTSHTRLKPAFLSSINTQSAVEDNSVAGSSKDTMFRLTKTPSQESDVFRSTESSVTHHVLDLYFDENKKSLGAILSSLPGVGLKRKLSSDTRDLQSLDVPNKILKKDGDVLPENTTDTSSEIPTTLVDASDFECSLCMRLFYEPVTTPCGHTFCLKCLERCLDHNPLCPLCKEKLSEFLASRTYKKTVLTEELIVRYLPEELSERKKVYDEEMKELSNLNKDVPIFVCTMAFPTIPCPLHVFEPRYRLMIRRCMETGTKQFGMCLADELKGFADHGCILEIRDVKFFPDGRSVVDTVGVRRFRVLSHGQRDGYNTANIEYLEDKKVEGPEYEELVRLHDSVYDQAVAWFTSLKDNMKVQILNHFGSMPGKEPEPQSNPSGPAWYWWLLAVLPLENRAQLAILAMTSLKDRLIAIRRVLIFVTRKRPR